Within the uncultured Draconibacterium sp. genome, the region CAAAGCAGCTTTATCCAAATGCTCCAAAATATACACCTGGCAGCGCGAGAGCAGGGGAGAGATCACCTCGAACGAAGGGTTTTCTGTTGTTGCGCCAATTAATGTTATGGTACCATCTTCAACAGCACCCAGCAACGAATCTTGCTGCGATTTACTAAACCGATGGATTTCATCGATAAAAAGTATTGGATTTGGGCGACTGAAAAACTGTTGCTTTTTGGCTCTGTCGATCACATCGCGAATATCTTTTACACCGGAGTTAATTGCACTCAACGTAAAAAATGGTCGGTCGAGTGTGTTGGCAATAATTCGCGCCAAAGTAGTTTTTCCCACTCCCGGAGGTCCCCATAAAATGAGTGACGTTATCTTACCCGAATCAATCAGTTTGCGCAAAACGGCACCTTTACCAACAAGGTGTTCCTGCCCGATATAATCGTCTAAATTTTTTGGTCGTAAGCGTTCTGCGAGTGGCTGATTCATAATTCAAGTAAAAAGTAAATGTGACAAGGCAAAAGTAACAAGGCAAAAGTAAAAAGTGTAAAGTCGAAAGGAAAAAGTGCAATGCAAAAGTAAAAATTGAGAGAATCTGCTACGAGTTACGAGCTACGAATTGCAAGTTTCAAGAAGCGAGAGTCTGGTATCCAGATTAGAAGATTCAGTACCGCTTATTAGTTTAACAATTTATCAGTTTTGCAATATCCAATGACTAATGTCCGATCTCCTTCAATCTTTTATCAATCCCATCAATCTTCCCTCAATCCCTAATTACAATACCGTTTAATAATGTTGTAAGCTCCGTCGATGCCAAGCTCACCGGCGCGGCTTAAATCCAGTGCTCCGCCTTCAATATCGTCGAGGTAGATTTTTGTAAGCCCGCGGTTAAAATAAGCTTCGGCAAATTCTGGCTCCAGGTCGATGGCACGATTTAAATCCTCCACCGCGCTGTGGTATTCACCCAGTCGCAGTTTTATAAAGGCGCGGTTGTAATAGCCAAAGAAGAAATCGGGATCGAGAAACAGCGTCACGGCATAATCGTCCAGGATATCTTGGTATTCAACTGTCGATGGTTTTTCGTTGCTGTTATCGTTAATCTTTCCTTCGTTTAATGTCAGCGAATTGGTTGACCCAACTCCGGCTAAAAGTTCCACCTGTTCTTTTAATTTATATCGTGTATTGGCACGTGTGAAATAGGCCAACGAAGTTTTTTCATCCAACTCGATCGCTTTATCCAGGTCGGCAAAAGCACTGTTGTAATCTCCGGTAAGACTATAAAAAATACCTCGGTTTAAATAGTTGTGCGCATTTTCCTGCACCTCTATCTTTTCGTTAAAGAACAATATAAAGTTCTCGAAAACCGACTGGTAAGTAGTTACCGGTTTGTTCGAAATAGAGAGCAAAGGATTGTAATTGTTCTCGGTATTTAAATCATCGATTACCACATTGTAATACTGGAAACGTTCGTAATCGACAGCATTTTTTTCGAAGGCTGTAATCAGGAACATCGGCTGAAGATCGATAACAATGTTCTTATTTTGGATGCGGCCATCGTCAATTTCCTCCACTTCCTCTGGAATATCGCGGGTGTCTTCAATCACCAAATCCATGCGCATCCGGCGCCGGCGTCTTTCAGCTTCCATTTCTTCCTTGCGTTTTTCTTCATCCGATTTCTGATCGTCGACAGTGGCATTGTTTTGTTGCGATGATTGCTGCTGATTGTTTTGTGCCAGCGCCTGTTGATTGGCCTGTGTGTTTTGCTGATTATTATTTTGTGCCGAAGATGAATTCTGTTGTTGCTTTTTTTGTTGCTGTTGCTGCTGTGCCAACTGCTCGGCATTAATTCGTCGCTGGCTTAAATCGAACTGCGGATTAAGGCGGGCCGCAATTTGGTAGTCCTGCTCATAGCCGGGGCGGTTCAATATTTCGCGGGCCATTGCGCGGTTGAAATAAGCACTGGCCATTTCCGGATTCAACTGTATCGCCATGTCGTAATCCATAATGGCACTTTCGTAGTCTTCAAGCTTGTGTTTTACAATACCACGATTGTTAAAAGCCAGGGCATTTGTGGCATCAAAACGAATACTTTGGTCGTAGTCGCGCAGTGCCGATGCATAATCTTCCAGCTCAAAACGCGCCAATCCGCGGTTTAGGTAAGCGGCAGCATAATGTGGTCTGATGATAATTACCTGGTTCAAATCGGCTATAGCTCCCTTAATATCGCCGCTTACAATTTTGGCATTGCTTCGGTTCATCAAAGCATGTGTCGATTTTGGATTTACCTCAAGCGCTTTGTCATAATCTTCAATGGCACCATCCAGATCTTTCAGTGCGAGTTTGGCAATCCCGCGGTTGTTGTATATCGATTCATCAGTCGGATCGAATTCCAGTGCCCGGTCGTAATCTTCAATGGCACGTTTGTACAGTCTGAGGTTGTGGTAAGCCATTCCGCGGTTGTTATAAGCTCGCGGGTAGTAGGGTTTTATTTCAATCGCTTTGTTGTAATCTTCAATGGCACCGCGGTAATCTTCCAACGAATGTTTTGCCGTTCCGCGATACAAGTACGCTTCTGCCAAATAAGGCTTAAATTCAATAACAATATTAAAGTATTCGATTGCCCCCGTATAGTTGCCAATTGATATACGCGTACGTCCAACCCTGATAAAATGGTTGATGTTCAATTGCGCTTCGGCCAGGAAACTCATCGACAACAAGAGTGCAAAAAGTATGGTAAGTTTCTTCATATTTCTAAAGTACAGAGTATTGAGAAATTAGTACAGAGGACTGAGGTCTTTTTAGCATTGTAACAAATCATAAGCCAGAATATCTCATTACTCACTACTGATATCTCATAATCTTTTTTCTAAACAAACAAAAATAGTATTTTCATAGTTGGAAGTAATAAACAGTTAGGTTTTTTAACGAATAGCCACTTAAATCTAAAAATATGTGTAAACGCTGCGCTTGGGGAACAAAAAATGAGTTGATGATCAAATACCACGATGAAGAGTGGGGAGTGCCGCTTCATGATGACGATAAATTGTTTGAATTCTTTGTGCTGGAAGGATTTCAGGCCGGATTAAGCTGGCAGATTGTGCTAAACAAACGCGAGAATTTTCGTAAAGCTTTCGATCATTTCAATCCGCAAAAAGTAGCAGCGTATTCCGAAGATAAAATACAGGAACTTATTCAAGATAAATCAATCATTCGCAACCAGCAAAAGATAAGGGCGTGTGTAAATAATGCACAGCGTTTTCTTGAGGTGCAAAAAGAGTTCGGCACCTTCGATCGTTATATTTGGAAATTTGTGGATCATAAACCAATTCAGAATTCGTTTAAAAGTATTGATGAATTGCCTGCCAAAACCGAACTTTCTGATGCGATCTCGAAAGACCTGAAATTGCGCGGTTTTAAATTTGTAGGATCAACTGTTATTTATGCGCACATGCAAGCCACCGGAATGGTAAACGATCACCTGGTAGACTGCTTCCGGTACCGCGAAATTCAGTGACTTGAGTCACATAACTCATTACATAATTTTTAATCTGAAAAACGACCTCTAATTTTTATTAAGTCTACCTTAAATTCTCTTTTCTAAAAAGAATTAATTGTTAATTTTGACGCTAGTTCAAAAGAAGAGGGGTAATAATTTAATTTATTAATTTGATGAAGTTGCGTTTTATTTTTACCGTATTGATTGCGGTGTTTACACTAAGTGTATTTGCGGAGAATGATAAAAAGGAAGAAGAGAAAGGTTATGTTTTTGAAGACGAGATTTCATTAGCAGCTACGCCTGTTAAAGACCAATACCGTTCGGGTACATGCTGGTCGTTTTCGGGGCTTTCATTTTTGGAGTCAGAAATGATTCGTCTGGGAAAACCGGAGGTCGATCTTTCAGAAATGTTTGTTGTATGGCATACTTATTCCGATAAAGCTAAAAAGAATGTACGTGTGCATGGTAATCTGAACTTCTCGGCAGGAGGAGCTTTCCACGATGTTACCAATATGATTGCCAAGTACGGCATTGTTCCGGAGTCGGTTTATGATGGATTGAACTACGGCGAAGAAAAACACGTGCATGGCGAAATGGATAACGTGCTGAAAGAACATGTTGATGCTGTAATCAAAAACAGAAATAAGAAATTAAGTACCGTTTGGCATGAAGCTATTGAAGGTACTTTAAACTCGTATTTAGGCGAGTTGCCACAAAAATTTGAGTACGAAGGAAAACAATATACACCACAAAGTTTTGCCAGCGATTATGTTGGTTTGAACATGGATGATTATGTCGAGATCACTTCGTATACACACCACCCTTTCTACGATAAATTTATTCTGGAAGTTCCTGATAATTGGTCGTGGGATCAGGTGTACAACGTACCACTTGAAGATTTGGAAACCATTATTGATTATTCGCTGAATAATGGATTAACCGTTGCATGGGCAGCCGATGTTAGCGAAAAAGGATTTGCTACAAGTAACAAAGGTGTGGCTGTTTTGCCGGCCGCTCCGGAAGAGAACATGGACGATGCCGAAATTGCAAAATGGGAGGCTTTGCCACAGAAAGACAAAGAAAAAGAATTGTATAAACTGGATAACCCGGTACCAGAGTTGGTGGTTAGCCAGGAAATGCGTCAGAGAGCATTTGATGATTACGAGACTACCGACGATCACGGAATGCATATTATTGGTACTGCAAAAGATCAGGAAGGACATACTTTTTACAAAGTGAAAAACTCTTGGGGCGATTACAATAAATACGATGGTTATTTCTATGCCTCGAAACCGTATGTGAATTATAAGACGATGTGCATTATGGTGCACAAAGACGGCATACCCCAAAGTATAAAAGAGAAACTTAAACTTTAATTTTTAAGCCCTTCAGTAATCCTGAGGGGCTTATTTTTTTATCAACTTCATGTTTTCCCTCACTGCTCATTGGCTGCATAAAAAAAACGTTTACATTTAATGTCTCTTAACAAAAGCTGTAGCAAAGATCATATTTTAAGAAAAGCATGAACAGCTATAAATTAGTAATGAAGCGATTACTTATCATATTTCTTGTATTAACAAGTACACAGCAATTGGTTTCGGCGCAGGAAGACTGGTCGTGGTGGAACGATGCGCACGGCTGGACCAGCGATGATCCGGGCTGGCGAAACTGGATGATCATTTCGCCTGCATATTTGGGGCCGAATGCTTTGCCGGTTCCTGAAGTTAAGAAGGGTTTTATTGAAGGACATACAGAGTTTGAGCTTACTGTATCGAACCATTTTCTTTCGGGCGATCCAACACAAGATATTTCGGGGCGTGCTTTCATTCCTTTTGCACAGAACAAAATTGCTATCGAAATGTACGGCGTCTTGTTAGAACACTATGCCTACACCGAAGAAATACGGGACGAACGTTTTTCGCGCGATAAGGATGGAAAAGGTTATGCCATCGGCGATTTCTACTTCTCTACGCTTATTCAGCTTTTTAAAGATCGTACTTTCCCAAATACCATGTTTCGGGCGATACTGAAAACGGCATCGGGAACGAACTTTGAAGGAGCACGATATGCCGATACTCCGGCCTATTCGTTTGATTTTAGTTTCTCGAAAGATTACGGGCAGACGGAAACATTTTTATTTCGCCCGCATGCAATGCTGGGGTTTTACAGTTGGCAAACCAACGATGAATTGAATCTGCAAAACGATGCTTTGCTTTATGGCGCAGGTGCCGACTTTCAGAAAAACAACTGGCGCTTTACTCCATCGTGGTCGGGTTATTTGGGTTATAAAAATAATGGCGACCGGCCCATGCAACTAAATTTTGAATTTCGGAAAGAGTACAATAGAAAAGCAATTTCAATAAAATACCAGCACGGATTACACGATTGGTTGTATAAAACCGTACGTTTTTCGTTCATTTGGAAACTTAATGGAATTGAGTAAGTTATCGTAAAACAGAATTTATACCTTTGCAATCGCAAAAACAAGGTTGTGTAAATGCAGCTTGAAACAGATAAAAACAGATCATGAAAAAGCTTTCACTCGTAATTTGTGTTTGGAATGAAGAGCCAAACATTAAACCTTTGTCGGAGCAAATAAAGGCAGCGCTCGAAGGAATTGACTACGAAGCCATTTTTGTGGATGATGGATCGACCGACAAAACACGCGAAGAGATCCGTAAAATAAACGACGACCGCTTTTTGTTGGTGGAGTTAAAGCGAAATTACGGGCAAAGTTCGGCACTTCAAGCCGGAATTGATCAGGCTGAAGGCGATTTTGTAGCCTTAATAGACGGCGACTTGCAAAACGATCCGGCAGATATACCAATGATGCTGAAAATGATAGAAGAAGAAGAATGGGATATGGTTGCCGGTGTACGTGCCAACCGAAAAGATGGTATGTTTTTGCGTAAAGTACCTTCAAAAATTGCTAATTATCTGATACGTCGTGCTATAGGTATTTATATGAAAGACCTGGGATGTACGCTGAAAATATTTACCAACGATATTATAAAAAGCATCCATATTTATGGCGAACTTCATCGCTATATTCCTGCACTTGTAACTCTGGAAGGTGCAACAAAAATTACGCAGGTTGATGTTAACCACCGTCCGCGTACCTTTGGTACATCAAAGTACAACCTTAGCCGCACAACACGTGTAATGAGCGACCTTGTACTGATGCTTTTCTTTAAAAAGTACTTGCAGCGTCCGATGCACTTTTTCGGCCAGATCGGTATTTTCACTCTTGCAATCGGTGTGCTTATAAATTTCTATCTGCTCGTACTCAAAATTATGGGTAACGATATTTGGGGTAAACCTTTATTGTTGTTGGGGATTTTGTTGGTATTGGGTGGTATTCAGTTTATTACAACAGGTATTATTGCCGAGTTACAAATGCGTACTTATTTCGAATCGCAGCAGAAAAAGCCGTATCGGGTGAAACGTGTAGTACCTGCTAAAGAAAATATTTAATGTAATTTTGGCACCTTGGCTTTTTGTTAAATTATTATACCTTTAACAAACAATAAAACAAAAAAGCCAATACAATGAAAACCCGAATTTCTTTAGTCCTTCTTGTCCTATTCTCTTTAATTACTGTGAATAGTATTGCTCAGGAACGTTTTGTACAAGGAGTTGTAACTACTTTTGACAGTATTAGTATTGTTGGTGCTGAAGTAATAGTGAAAAGCTCCAAAGAAGTGGTGAAAACGGATACGCTTGGACGTTTCGAAGTTAAAGTAGACGGTAAGGATAAACTTAAAATCTCAGCCAAAGGATTCGTTAACCAGAATGTTAAACTGGAGGAAAAGACCAAACTGGTTGCCGTTAATTTAAAACTAAAACCGGGTGACAAAGCCCGCGAATATGCCATTGGTTACGGCTATGTAAAAGATGGTGAGCGCTTAAATGCTCTGG harbors:
- a CDS encoding glycosyltransferase family 2 protein, encoding MKKLSLVICVWNEEPNIKPLSEQIKAALEGIDYEAIFVDDGSTDKTREEIRKINDDRFLLVELKRNYGQSSALQAGIDQAEGDFVALIDGDLQNDPADIPMMLKMIEEEEWDMVAGVRANRKDGMFLRKVPSKIANYLIRRAIGIYMKDLGCTLKIFTNDIIKSIHIYGELHRYIPALVTLEGATKITQVDVNHRPRTFGTSKYNLSRTTRVMSDLVLMLFFKKYLQRPMHFFGQIGIFTLAIGVLINFYLLVLKIMGNDIWGKPLLLLGILLVLGGIQFITTGIIAELQMRTYFESQQKKPYRVKRVVPAKENI
- a CDS encoding TonB-dependent receptor plug domain-containing protein, which translates into the protein MKTRISLVLLVLFSLITVNSIAQERFVQGVVTTFDSISIVGAEVIVKSSKEVVKTDTLGRFEVKVDGKDKLKISAKGFVNQNVKLEEKTKLVAVNLKLKPGDKAREYAIGYGYVKDGERLNALAQMTNDDVDFSQYTNMYDLMRGRFAGVQVQGNGDIIIRGQNSINLSSAALIIVDGMQVDNTIMNTLVPSQVKSVNVIKDGSAAIYGARGANGVVIIETKKGNEE
- a CDS encoding C1 family peptidase, which gives rise to MKLRFIFTVLIAVFTLSVFAENDKKEEEKGYVFEDEISLAATPVKDQYRSGTCWSFSGLSFLESEMIRLGKPEVDLSEMFVVWHTYSDKAKKNVRVHGNLNFSAGGAFHDVTNMIAKYGIVPESVYDGLNYGEEKHVHGEMDNVLKEHVDAVIKNRNKKLSTVWHEAIEGTLNSYLGELPQKFEYEGKQYTPQSFASDYVGLNMDDYVEITSYTHHPFYDKFILEVPDNWSWDQVYNVPLEDLETIIDYSLNNGLTVAWAADVSEKGFATSNKGVAVLPAAPEENMDDAEIAKWEALPQKDKEKELYKLDNPVPELVVSQEMRQRAFDDYETTDDHGMHIIGTAKDQEGHTFYKVKNSWGDYNKYDGYFYASKPYVNYKTMCIMVHKDGIPQSIKEKLKL
- a CDS encoding tetratricopeptide repeat protein, translated to MKKLTILFALLLSMSFLAEAQLNINHFIRVGRTRISIGNYTGAIEYFNIVIEFKPYLAEAYLYRGTAKHSLEDYRGAIEDYNKAIEIKPYYPRAYNNRGMAYHNLRLYKRAIEDYDRALEFDPTDESIYNNRGIAKLALKDLDGAIEDYDKALEVNPKSTHALMNRSNAKIVSGDIKGAIADLNQVIIIRPHYAAAYLNRGLARFELEDYASALRDYDQSIRFDATNALAFNNRGIVKHKLEDYESAIMDYDMAIQLNPEMASAYFNRAMAREILNRPGYEQDYQIAARLNPQFDLSQRRINAEQLAQQQQQQKKQQQNSSSAQNNNQQNTQANQQALAQNNQQQSSQQNNATVDDQKSDEEKRKEEMEAERRRRRMRMDLVIEDTRDIPEEVEEIDDGRIQNKNIVIDLQPMFLITAFEKNAVDYERFQYYNVVIDDLNTENNYNPLLSISNKPVTTYQSVFENFILFFNEKIEVQENAHNYLNRGIFYSLTGDYNSAFADLDKAIELDEKTSLAYFTRANTRYKLKEQVELLAGVGSTNSLTLNEGKINDNSNEKPSTVEYQDILDDYAVTLFLDPDFFFGYYNRAFIKLRLGEYHSAVEDLNRAIDLEPEFAEAYFNRGLTKIYLDDIEGGALDLSRAGELGIDGAYNIIKRYCN
- a CDS encoding DNA-3-methyladenine glycosylase I is translated as MCKRCAWGTKNELMIKYHDEEWGVPLHDDDKLFEFFVLEGFQAGLSWQIVLNKRENFRKAFDHFNPQKVAAYSEDKIQELIQDKSIIRNQQKIRACVNNAQRFLEVQKEFGTFDRYIWKFVDHKPIQNSFKSIDELPAKTELSDAISKDLKLRGFKFVGSTVIYAHMQATGMVNDHLVDCFRYREIQ